In Hylaeus volcanicus isolate JK05 chromosome 9, UHH_iyHylVolc1.0_haploid, whole genome shotgun sequence, the following proteins share a genomic window:
- the LOC128881811 gene encoding monocyte to macrophage differentiation factor 2 isoform X1 encodes MDTSSLPQLIAAPIKNILDVQRIKAIQWMNPRACTNEAYTPTPIEHVANVATHGIWVVPSIMGGLELVQRSTTKTQLVSACVYGTSLILVFAVSTFFHSVHYYNYNRQLKDALHRCDRAMIYVFIAASYFPWLNVDYFPDDELLHSMRYVVWIMAIVGILYQQVFHERYKMLETIFYLFIGIGPSVAIINNNSYYNITELKLGGIIYVFGLVFFKSDGRIPCAHAIWHLLVAAAAGFHYYAILTHIFPPSGSPDIFTQHKLLKSHIEEL; translated from the exons ATGGACACCTCTAGTCTTCCACAGCTAATTGCGGCgccaataaaaaatattttagacgTTCAACGCATCAAAGC aataCAATGGATGAATCCACGAGCATGTACAAATGAAGCGTACACACCTACCCCCATAGAACATGTAGCAAATGTGGCTACTCATGGGATTTGGGTGGTGCCATCCATCATGGGTGGTTTAGAGCTCGTCCAACGTTCTACGACTAAGACACAATTGGTGTCAGCTTGTGTATATGGTACATCTTTGATTCTTGTTTTCGCAGTGTCCACATTTTTCCACAGCGTACATTACTACAATTACAACAG gCAACTGAAGGACGCCCTGCATCGCTGTGATCGCGCTATGATTTACGTTTTCATAGCAGCCAGCTATTTTCCTTGGTTGAACGTAGACTACTTCCCAGACGATGAGTTGCTGCACTCTATGCGCTATGTTGTCTGGATCATGGCGATAGTGGGAATACTTTATCAGCAAGTCTTCCACGAACGATACAAAATGCtggaaactattttttatttatttataggaatTGGTCCTAGCGTTGCAATTATCAATAAT AATAGTTATTACAATATTACCGAACTAAAACTGGGAGGAATTATTTACGTGTTTGGCCTGGTGTTCTTTAAATCCGATGGTCGTATACCGTGCGCGCATGCAATCTGGCATCTTCTTGTCGCTGCAGCAGCTGGGTTTCACTACTATGCCATATTAACTCATATATTTCCTCCATCTGGCTCTCCGGACATTTTTACCCAACACAAACTATTAAAGTCTCACATCGAAGAGTTATGA
- the LOC128881811 gene encoding monocyte to macrophage differentiation factor 2 isoform X2, which produces MNPRACTNEAYTPTPIEHVANVATHGIWVVPSIMGGLELVQRSTTKTQLVSACVYGTSLILVFAVSTFFHSVHYYNYNRQLKDALHRCDRAMIYVFIAASYFPWLNVDYFPDDELLHSMRYVVWIMAIVGILYQQVFHERYKMLETIFYLFIGIGPSVAIINNNSYYNITELKLGGIIYVFGLVFFKSDGRIPCAHAIWHLLVAAAAGFHYYAILTHIFPPSGSPDIFTQHKLLKSHIEEL; this is translated from the exons ATGAATCCACGAGCATGTACAAATGAAGCGTACACACCTACCCCCATAGAACATGTAGCAAATGTGGCTACTCATGGGATTTGGGTGGTGCCATCCATCATGGGTGGTTTAGAGCTCGTCCAACGTTCTACGACTAAGACACAATTGGTGTCAGCTTGTGTATATGGTACATCTTTGATTCTTGTTTTCGCAGTGTCCACATTTTTCCACAGCGTACATTACTACAATTACAACAG gCAACTGAAGGACGCCCTGCATCGCTGTGATCGCGCTATGATTTACGTTTTCATAGCAGCCAGCTATTTTCCTTGGTTGAACGTAGACTACTTCCCAGACGATGAGTTGCTGCACTCTATGCGCTATGTTGTCTGGATCATGGCGATAGTGGGAATACTTTATCAGCAAGTCTTCCACGAACGATACAAAATGCtggaaactattttttatttatttataggaatTGGTCCTAGCGTTGCAATTATCAATAAT AATAGTTATTACAATATTACCGAACTAAAACTGGGAGGAATTATTTACGTGTTTGGCCTGGTGTTCTTTAAATCCGATGGTCGTATACCGTGCGCGCATGCAATCTGGCATCTTCTTGTCGCTGCAGCAGCTGGGTTTCACTACTATGCCATATTAACTCATATATTTCCTCCATCTGGCTCTCCGGACATTTTTACCCAACACAAACTATTAAAGTCTCACATCGAAGAGTTATGA
- the LOC128881810 gene encoding protein SPT2 homolog produces MDFGTLLTVAQKNENVKQPIACYQTKFAPPKKSAKQSKNLSENIKKFLARKEEEEKQKVLEEKKKRENLLALRDHRAQSRISKHLKVCKAANKAVLEDAIDNENTAVTMAGPSQPDEDDYGYVSQEASAFYNQLMNKYNNAPPQKPLFNDSGKRTIKDIASTKDRVKQALKQQEIEEALGHRRKRKLTAKDTDAEPEEKVEKVERIVEDERKEKEEKPKHKKKSLPPPMDFNELLKIAEKKQHEPILIDVKPKVEKPERLMTKKQMMEYTKEREWREKKEQRVKDGSATNKEGNTAISNKSNKMQDCRNNNNRISKSSENNNNNNNNNINNNNNNKACAKAATGTQSSPFKKNVEKPHENKSNASKSNNSRSSEKDVLLEERRKLEAEKRKLEEMRRSIEEEKKKLQLSKSKIHDVKHNASEKCASKSKIPEQKSAPKSDRQKESPASSAARSFTAPTTNGKVAKQVSPRDHKPMRPKPMLPSKEQKKSLVVHKRRIHDENEEEYDSELDDFIDDGVEDEAEDYSKYISEIFGYDKSKYKYGNNDDDDAAMESSFAQQLKEEYVSTKIGIMEDLEDMRMEALEKKRKALLKKKIKN; encoded by the exons ATGGATTTTGGGACTTTGTTGACCGTAGCACAGAAGAACGAAAATGTCAAACAg CCGATTGCCTGTTATCAAACGAAATTCGCTCCGCCAAAGAAATCAGCGAAACAGAGTAAGAATCTTTCGGAGAATATCAAGAAATTCTTGGCCCgcaaagaagaggaagagaaacaGAAAGTTctagaagaaaagaagaaaagggaG AATTTATTGGCGTTACGCGATCACAGAGCACAAAGTCGTATAAGCAAACATTTGAAAGTATGCAAGGCGGCGAACAAGGCTGTATTGGAAGATGCGATCGACAATGAGAACACAGCTGTTACAATGGCAG GCCCCTCTCAACCCGACGAAGACGATTACGGTTACGTGTCGCAGGAGGCTTCGGCGTTTTATAACCAATTAATGAATAAGTATAACAATGCACCTCCCCAAAAACCACTTTTCAACGACAGTGGGAAGAGGACGATAAAGGATATCGCGTCTACAAAG GATAGAGTTAAGCAGGCCTTGAAACAACAAGAAATAGAGGAAGCCTTGGGGCATCGtcggaaaagaaaattgactgCCAAGGATACGGATGCTGAGCCCGAAGAGAAAGTTGAGAAGGTTGAGAGAATTGTGGAAGAcgagaggaaagaaaaggagGAGAAGCCCAAGCACAAGAAGAAATCCCTGCCACCGCCCATGGATTTCAACGAGCTACTTAAAATCGCTGAGAAAAAGCAGCACGAACCAATTCTAATCGATGTGAAACCGAAGGTTGAGAAACCAGAGAGATTGATGACGAAGAAACAGATGATGGAGTACACGAAGGAGAGAGAAtggagagaaaagaaagagcaACGTGTTAAGGATGGTAGTGCGACTAACAAAGAAGGAAACACTGCTATATCcaataaatcaaacaaaatgcAAGATTGtcgtaacaataataacagaATATCTAAATCgtctgaaaataataacaacaacaacaacaacaacattaataataataataataataaagcttGTGCAAAAGCAGCAACAGGAACACAGTCTTCCCcttttaaaaagaatgtgGAGAAACctcatgaaaataaatccaacGCAAGCAAGTCCAACAATTCAAGATCATCGGAGAAGGATGTGCTTCTGGAGGAGCGTAGAAAGTTGGAAGcggaaaagagaaaattagAGGAGATGCGACGATCTatagaagaagagaagaagaagctGCAGCTAAGTAAAAGTAAGATTCACGACGTGAAGCATAACGCATCGGAGAAGTGCGCGTCGAAGTCGAAGATTCCAGAACAGAAGAGTGCCCCGAAGAGTGACAGACAGAAAGAATCTCCAGCGTCGAGTGCTGCGAGATCTTTTACTGCTCCAACGACGAATGGGAAAGTTGCGAAACAGGTTTCGCCAAGGGATCACAAACCGATGAGACCCAAGCCCATGCTTCCTTCGAAGGAGCAGAAGAAATCGTTGGTTGTTCATAAAC GGCGCATACACGACGAGAACGAAGAGGAGTACGACTCGGAACTCGATGATTTCATCGACGATGGAGTCGAGGATGAAGCCGAAGACTACAGTAAATACATAAGCGAGATATTCGGTTAcgataaaagtaaatacaagTATGggaacaacgacgacgacgacgcagCGATGGAGAGTAGTTTTGCGCAGCAACTTAAGGAAGAATATGTGTCGACTAAAATAG GTATTATGGAGGATTTAGAAGATATGCGCATGGAAGCCttggaaaagaaacggaaagctctcttgaaaaaaaagataaaaaactAA
- the LOC128881928 gene encoding presenilins-associated rhomboid-like protein, mitochondrial, giving the protein MAVRPFLYLGDSVCKCVFSTLHRKPKLRTDEIYRQTRNFKKLRGRTRVSEESFTKDYVERGPLHFSKMLKPFAFTVVFSGTTFVAAAIWEYERIRERTYRIINHYNPLKIRRTGWRHDMEIWWKNLAEGRKIFMSICFLNVMVFLAWRLPVFQKTMVQYFCTNPASRAVCWPMLLSSFSHYSFLHLAANMYALHSFSSLAVAALGKEQFLALYLTCGVVSSFASNLFKVTFGLQGLSLGASGAVMGVFGFICTQFPDTYFSIIFLPMYKFTAGMALKAIMSLDILGCLLRWQYFDHAGHLGGVLFGMFWQAWGNANIWQKREPILTLWHELRGPPGSR; this is encoded by the exons ATGGCTGTCAGACCGTTTTTATACTTAGGCGATAGCGTATGCAAATG CGTCTTCAGCACTCTGCATCGCAAACCAAAATTGCGTACGGATGAGATATACAGACAGactagaaattttaaaaagttgagAGGCAGAACGAGAGTATCGGAAGAGTCCTTTACGAAGGATTACGTCGAAAGAGGACccttacatttttctaaaatgttaAAACCATTCGCTTTTACAGTTGTG TTTAGTGGAACGACATTCGTCGCAGCTGCCATTTGGGAATACGAGCGTATCAGAGAAAGAACCTACAGGATCATTAACCACTATAACCCGTTGAAAATACGC CGAACAGGATGGAGACACGATATGGAAATTTGGTGGAAAAATTTAGCGGAGGGAAGAAAGATATTTATGTCTATATGTTTCCTAAACGTCATGGTGTTTCTTGCGTGGCGTCTCCCAGTATTCCAGAAGACAATGGTACAATATTTCTGCACTAATCCTGCTTCCC GTGCGGTATGTTGGCCGATGCTGTTGTCGTCGTTCTCCCATTACTCGTTCCTACACTTAGCTGCCAATATGTACGCGTTGCACAGTTTCAGTTCTCTGGCTGTCGCAGCGTTGGGTAAAGAACAATTTCTGGCACTTTATCTGACTTGCGGCGTGGTGTCTAGCTTCGCcagtaatttattcaaagttaCGTTTGGTTTGCAAGGCCTTTCCCTGGGAGCC TCTGGAGCAGTGATGGGTGTCTTTGGATTTATATGTACTCAGTTTCCGGATACGTatttttccatcattttccTTCCCATGTACAAATTCACAGCGGGCATG GCACTGAAAGCAATAATGAGCCTGGATATCTTGGGATGCCTTTTGCGCTGGCAATATTTCGATCATGCTGGCCACTTGGGTGGAGTGTTATTTGGAAT GTTTTGGCAAGCATGGGGTAACGCTAACATATGGCAAAAACGTGAACCGATTTTAACGCTTTGGCACGAATTGCGCGGACCACCTGGGTCTCGTTGA
- the LOC128881929 gene encoding S-formylglutathione hydrolase, which produces MPDITEVSSNKVFGGWQKVYSHNSTELQCTMNFGVFLPPQAEEGPVPVIYWLSGLTCTEANFIQKAGAQKYASEHGVALVAPDTSPRNLNIPGEDDDWDFGSGAGFYVDATKEPWKTNYRMYSYVTKELPALINEKFPILPHKQSVMGHSMGGHGALICALKNPGLYKTVSAFAPISNPISCPWGKKAFAGYFGEAEASTIWKDWDATELAKKYNGPPLDILIDQGKEDKFLKDGQLLPQNLLTAAKDARLLLAVRYQEGYDHSYFFISTFIEDHIKHHAKYLKT; this is translated from the exons ATGCCTGATATCACAGAAGTTTCGAGTAACAAAGTGTTCGGAGGATGGCAGAAAGTTTATTCTCACAACAG TACCGAACTACAATGTACAATGAATTTTGGAGTCTTCCTACCGCCGCAAGCAGAAGAAGGACCCGTACCAGTTATCTACTGGCTATCCGGTTTAACCTGTACGGAAGctaattttattcagaaagCTGGAGCGCAAAAGTATGCTTCCGAACATGGAGTAGCTTTAGTCGCACCCGATACAAGCCCTCGTAACCTTAATATACCAGGGGAAGACGACGACTGGGATTTCGGATCAGGTGCTGGCTTCTATGTGGACGCAACGAAGGAACCttggaaaacaaattatagaaTGTATAGCTACGTTACCAAAGAACTTCCTGCTTTGATTAACGAGAAGTTTCCAATCTTGCCACACAAGCAGTCCGTAATGGGACACAG CATGGGTGGACACGGAGCTCTAATATGTGCTTTAAAAAATCCTGGATTGTACAAAACAGTGTCCGCTTTCGCGCCCATAAGTAATCCAATTTCGTGTCCATGGGGCAAGAAAGCTTTTGCTGGATACTTTGGTGAGGCGGAGGCTAGCACCATATGGAAAGATTGGGATGCCACGGAGCTAGCTAAGAAATACAATGGGCCTCCTTTGGATATTTTAATCGATCAG GGAAaggaagataaatttttgaaagacgGACAATTATTGCCACAGAATTTGTTAACGGCTGCAAAGGATGCTAGGTTGTTGTTAGCCGTCAGATATCAAGAAGGTTACGATCATAGTTACTTCTTTATATCTACATTCATCGAAGATCATATCAAACATCATGCGAAATATCTTAAAACATAG